The following coding sequences are from one Enterococcus sp. 4G2_DIV0659 window:
- a CDS encoding PTS sugar transporter subunit IIC, translating into MQKVLNWIEEKLMPPMAKFAEQRHMKAIRNGVISTLSLIMIGTLFLTISNLPIPGFEEWILPYKADLVIPFRITMGLLGIYGSFSIGYNLTKSYKLDGITGGMLSLATFLMLTIPQNVDALLPEGKGLGLAWVMPMDYLGGSGMFSAIIAAIFASELYRLFTKHNITIRMPEQVPPAVARSFEALIPGFVIITIVWVVRVLIGFDVNKFLMDLFAPLVDIMGNNLLGVLLPMFFIHLLWAAGVHGMSIIGSLVRPMWLVMLDGNADAFASGTPITELPYIAPEQFYQWTVTIGGAGVSISICILLLFCRSKFLKQVGRFSLIPGIFNINEMLIFGVPIIMNPILALPFIAAPLVTTTISYFAVKFGLVNGFISNQAWTLPAPIGAYLSSGNDWRMVVLVVINVLVAMVIYFPFVQMYDKQMLAEEKENEAAEAAQQVQTV; encoded by the coding sequence ATGCAAAAAGTACTGAATTGGATCGAAGAAAAGTTAATGCCGCCAATGGCCAAGTTTGCAGAACAACGTCACATGAAGGCAATTCGTAATGGGGTTATTTCTACCTTGTCACTGATCATGATTGGGACATTATTTTTAACGATTTCCAATTTGCCGATTCCAGGGTTTGAAGAATGGATATTGCCGTATAAGGCAGATTTAGTGATTCCGTTTAGAATTACGATGGGGTTATTAGGGATTTATGGGTCATTTAGTATCGGTTATAATCTGACAAAATCGTATAAATTAGATGGCATTACTGGTGGGATGTTGTCATTAGCAACATTTTTAATGTTGACGATTCCGCAAAATGTAGACGCTTTATTGCCAGAAGGAAAAGGTCTTGGTCTTGCTTGGGTTATGCCAATGGATTATCTTGGCGGTTCAGGAATGTTTTCTGCGATTATTGCGGCAATTTTTGCTAGTGAGTTGTATCGTTTATTTACTAAACACAATATTACGATTCGTATGCCAGAACAAGTACCTCCAGCTGTAGCAAGAAGTTTTGAAGCATTGATTCCAGGTTTTGTTATTATTACGATTGTTTGGGTTGTGCGTGTTCTTATTGGGTTTGATGTGAATAAATTCTTGATGGATCTGTTTGCTCCCCTTGTAGATATTATGGGAAATAATTTATTAGGTGTGTTATTGCCGATGTTCTTTATCCATTTATTATGGGCAGCAGGTGTGCACGGAATGAGTATTATTGGTTCTCTGGTTCGTCCAATGTGGTTAGTTATGTTAGATGGAAATGCAGACGCATTTGCTTCTGGTACACCAATTACAGAATTGCCATACATTGCGCCTGAACAATTTTATCAATGGACAGTAACAATTGGTGGCGCAGGTGTCTCTATTTCCATTTGTATTTTGTTATTATTCTGTCGTTCAAAATTCTTGAAGCAAGTAGGACGTTTTTCATTGATTCCTGGTATTTTCAATATTAATGAAATGTTGATTTTCGGTGTACCAATCATTATGAACCCGATTTTGGCGTTACCATTTATCGCTGCACCACTTGTGACAACAACAATCAGTTACTTTGCGGTGAAATTCGGATTAGTTAATGGCTTTATCAGTAATCAAGCGTGGACATTGCCTGCACCAATTGGAGCGTATTTATCTTCAGGAAATGATTGGCGCATGGTTGTGTTAGTTGTAATCAATGTGCTTGTTGCGATGGTCATCTATTTCCCATTCGTTCAAATGTATGACAAACAAATGTTAGCAGAAGAAAAGGAAAATGAAGCGGCAGAAGCTGCACAACAGGTACAAACAGTCTAA
- the murQ gene encoding N-acetylmuramic acid 6-phosphate etherase, whose amino-acid sequence MLDSLATEKRNKDTLDLDSYSVKEIVEAMNEEDRKVAEALHDELPSITALIEAVVTCMDNGGNLFYIGAGTSGRLGVLDAAECIPTFNTKPETVQGLIAGGMKAMTIAVEGAEDSLTLAREDLKAHQLKKEDFVLGIAASGRTPYVIGGLDYAREIGAKTGALSCNKDSEISTHAEYAIEVEVGPEVLTGSTRLKAGTAQKLVLNMISTASMIRQGKAYQNLMVDVQPTNEKLVERAKRIIMDATDCSIEEATFYLEDSNQNPKLAIVRILSGESKEVSEQLLKKHKGFVGRALKASGH is encoded by the coding sequence ATGCTTGATTCTTTAGCAACGGAAAAAAGAAATAAAGATACGTTAGATTTAGATAGTTACTCTGTAAAAGAAATCGTTGAAGCGATGAATGAAGAAGATCGGAAAGTAGCTGAGGCGCTACATGATGAACTTCCTTCAATCACAGCGTTGATTGAAGCAGTCGTTACGTGTATGGATAATGGTGGGAACCTTTTCTATATTGGCGCTGGAACGAGCGGTCGCTTAGGCGTACTTGATGCCGCAGAGTGTATTCCCACATTTAACACGAAACCTGAAACTGTTCAAGGCTTAATTGCTGGAGGAATGAAAGCGATGACAATAGCGGTTGAAGGTGCAGAAGATTCATTAACTCTTGCTAGAGAAGACCTAAAAGCTCACCAATTAAAAAAAGAAGATTTTGTTTTGGGGATTGCCGCAAGTGGACGGACGCCTTATGTCATCGGCGGATTAGATTATGCTAGAGAGATCGGCGCAAAGACAGGGGCACTTTCTTGCAACAAGGATTCAGAGATTTCTACTCATGCAGAATATGCAATTGAAGTTGAAGTAGGGCCGGAAGTATTAACAGGTTCTACCCGTTTGAAAGCAGGGACGGCACAAAAATTAGTGTTGAACATGATTTCAACAGCCAGTATGATTCGTCAAGGGAAAGCCTATCAAAATTTGATGGTGGATGTTCAACCTACAAACGAAAAACTGGTGGAACGTGCCAAACGAATTATTATGGATGCGACTGATTGCTCGATAGAAGAGGCTACATTTTACTTAGAGGATTCAAATCAGAATCCCAAATTAGCGATTGTTCGGATATTATCTGGGGAAAGTAAGGAAGTGTCAGAACAATTGTTGAAAAAACATAAAGGGTTTGTTGGTCGTGCATTAAAAGCAAGTGGTCACTAA
- a CDS encoding MATE family efflux transporter — MEASTILGTEKVSKLLIKFSVPAIIGMMVNALYNVVDRIFIGNASDLGANGLAGITIGFPIMILMMSIGLLFGVGGATLFSMKLGAGHKKEAEEVLGNTFTLLAISGFVLLVLGTLFLEPMLQLFGASEAVLPYAKAYMGIIFFGSIFQIMGMGLNNFLRADGQPKLAMITMFVGAGINILLDPIFIYVFQMGMAGAALATILSQFISMAWILRYFLAKSDGNKIRKKYLKLKRPIVTRITALGMPSFLLQLGNSLLNVTLNKNLLAYGGDLAVSGMGIVNSIQTILLMPIIGLNQGVQPIVSYNYGAKKYSRVKEAAKLAIIVATVIVMIGWILTRLFPEVFVTMFNREPELVAFGSYALKAWFWCLPVIGFQIIASSFFQAIGRSKIAIFLTMTRQIILLIPAILVFSNIWGLNGIVHAAPFADGIASLLTAVWFTYEMKRLNAPDLENVLDEATESPID, encoded by the coding sequence TTGGAAGCAAGTACGATTTTAGGAACAGAAAAAGTTTCAAAGCTATTGATTAAATTTTCAGTACCAGCGATTATCGGAATGATGGTCAATGCATTATATAATGTGGTGGATCGAATTTTTATTGGGAATGCATCAGATCTTGGAGCCAACGGTTTGGCAGGAATCACGATTGGTTTTCCAATCATGATTTTAATGATGTCAATTGGTTTGTTATTTGGTGTGGGGGGTGCAACGTTATTTTCGATGAAATTAGGTGCAGGACACAAAAAAGAAGCAGAAGAAGTGTTGGGGAATACGTTTACGTTACTAGCAATTAGTGGTTTTGTATTGTTGGTTTTGGGCACCCTTTTCTTAGAGCCAATGTTACAACTTTTTGGTGCGAGTGAAGCTGTTTTACCTTATGCAAAAGCCTATATGGGTATTATTTTCTTTGGTTCGATTTTTCAAATTATGGGTATGGGATTGAACAATTTTTTACGGGCAGATGGGCAACCAAAACTAGCGATGATTACGATGTTTGTTGGCGCAGGGATTAATATTTTGTTAGATCCGATTTTTATTTATGTTTTTCAAATGGGAATGGCTGGAGCAGCTTTAGCAACAATTTTGTCTCAGTTTATTTCGATGGCTTGGATTTTACGTTATTTTTTAGCAAAAAGTGATGGCAATAAAATTAGAAAAAAATATTTAAAACTGAAACGTCCAATTGTTACACGAATCACGGCTTTAGGGATGCCGAGTTTTTTATTACAGTTAGGAAACAGTTTACTAAATGTGACACTGAATAAAAACTTATTGGCTTATGGCGGAGATTTAGCTGTCTCTGGTATGGGGATTGTCAATAGTATTCAAACGATTTTATTGATGCCGATTATTGGATTGAATCAAGGGGTTCAGCCGATTGTTAGTTATAATTATGGTGCAAAAAAATATTCTCGTGTGAAAGAAGCGGCTAAATTAGCGATCATTGTTGCTACAGTTATTGTGATGATCGGCTGGATTTTAACGCGACTATTTCCAGAAGTGTTTGTGACCATGTTTAATCGAGAACCGGAGTTGGTTGCTTTTGGCAGTTATGCACTAAAAGCATGGTTCTGGTGTTTACCTGTTATCGGTTTTCAAATTATCGCTTCCAGTTTTTTCCAAGCAATTGGACGTTCAAAGATTGCGATATTTTTGACGATGACCAGACAAATCATTTTATTGATTCCAGCGATTTTAGTATTTTCCAATATTTGGGGCTTAAACGGTATCGTTCATGCTGCACCATTTGCAGATGGCATTGCGTCATTACTTACAGCCGTTTGGTTTACTTATGAAATGAAGCGATTGAATGCGCCTGATTTAGAAAATGTGCTAGATGAAGCAACAGAGTCTCCAATAGATTAA
- a CDS encoding MarR family winged helix-turn-helix transcriptional regulator, producing the protein MKQSVGRLVSILYRKNVVYMNGFLKEFGLTSSEQPILMYLYRYDGVTQEAISNYLNIDKGAMARSIQTLEEKGYIQKKKSERDKRCNIVTLTKKARAIEREIKSKLQAWSDFLTEDLDQETETILFSALEQMVQKLETKEASVRS; encoded by the coding sequence ATGAAGCAAAGTGTAGGACGTTTAGTCTCGATTTTATATCGTAAAAATGTAGTCTATATGAATGGTTTTTTAAAAGAATTTGGCTTAACATCTTCAGAACAGCCGATTTTAATGTACTTATATCGTTATGATGGTGTGACACAAGAGGCAATTTCAAACTATTTGAATATTGATAAAGGGGCAATGGCTCGCAGTATTCAAACCTTAGAAGAAAAAGGCTACATTCAAAAGAAAAAGAGTGAGCGAGATAAGCGGTGTAACATTGTGACGTTAACAAAGAAAGCTCGGGCGATTGAACGTGAAATCAAGTCGAAGCTTCAAGCATGGAGTGATTTTTTAACGGAAGATTTAGACCAAGAGACAGAAACAATTTTATTTAGTGCATTAGAACAAATGGTTCAAAAACTAGAGACAAAAGAAGCAAGTGTAAGGAGCTGA
- a CDS encoding M60 family metallopeptidase — MKKKQFYTYLGTTMLLTILASSTIYAAEGHATQAEATNQSSVLTPEQKYASVQLTLTQSEDVPTYRKVQLDNYFGASNDQSTGVYKRSTDVITIYVDERTDQTELPTYTISPVVLNQSREGNPTKFPLKKGKNIINNTNEGIIHLQNISKVTSQKTLSVTVEGGTQLPRFILGKTTETDWQNQIRQNPNAPGYELVGKHTVITGSKETVKHVKTPKKTLETYDKVVENHNKTAGLDNSSSLNRTSRGIFQHMRETQDPKFYMYASLNHTGYSKNSGMANMLTANPTDMWGPMHELGHTYQMERMTWRNQTEVTVNIFSLRSEKAFGNKSRLERDGVYNRIFSHFQQPNKNYDSNTDLFVRLGMFWQLELAFGDNFYPQLHKLYREEAKSLTSDVAKQQYFITSASKIANKNLQPYFDMWGLPVTAETKQVLQQYPKLTHKIWEYRDEMKNPISPIDPAQPEKPAAPTNLSAVDVKHDSVKIKWNNAQSAKPIKEYIIYRDGKEIARTSATDWTDKSVKATTTYNYSVATMLSTGETSDRSMNLQIRTPNAPIVETPAPSKPVNVLSSNITQDSITLNWSPSTSPVGVSGYNVYRNGVKITTVRTTTFKDSGLQANTNYTYQIAAFDSSNKESAKSDSHTVKTKAAENQLSTWESNKVYTAGNKVFYNNLEYEAKWWTQGNRPDRSDAWKLLSDAVMEWDSKKAYVGGDTVTFQGKTYKAKWWTQNNQPGNTPVWELVK, encoded by the coding sequence ATGAAAAAGAAACAGTTTTACACCTATTTGGGGACAACCATGTTACTAACGATCCTGGCTAGTAGCACCATTTATGCAGCAGAAGGACATGCCACACAAGCAGAAGCAACCAATCAATCTTCTGTTTTAACACCTGAACAAAAATATGCGAGTGTTCAATTGACACTTACACAATCTGAAGATGTTCCTACTTATCGAAAAGTTCAATTAGATAATTATTTTGGTGCCAGCAACGATCAATCAACAGGTGTTTACAAAAGAAGTACAGATGTTATCACCATCTATGTTGACGAACGTACAGATCAAACAGAATTACCGACCTATACCATCTCACCAGTCGTCTTAAATCAATCACGAGAAGGAAATCCTACCAAATTCCCATTGAAAAAAGGGAAAAATATCATCAACAACACAAATGAAGGTATTATTCACCTACAAAATATTTCAAAAGTAACATCACAAAAAACATTGTCTGTTACAGTTGAAGGCGGCACACAATTGCCTCGTTTCATCCTTGGAAAAACAACAGAAACCGACTGGCAAAATCAAATACGCCAAAATCCAAATGCTCCAGGGTATGAATTAGTCGGAAAACATACAGTAATTACTGGTTCTAAAGAGACAGTAAAACATGTCAAAACTCCGAAAAAGACCCTTGAAACGTACGATAAAGTAGTAGAAAACCATAATAAAACTGCTGGACTAGACAATAGTTCTTCATTAAACAGAACAAGCCGTGGTATCTTTCAACATATGCGTGAAACACAAGATCCAAAATTTTATATGTATGCATCACTCAACCATACTGGCTATTCTAAAAATTCAGGGATGGCAAATATGCTAACGGCAAATCCTACCGATATGTGGGGACCAATGCACGAACTAGGTCATACCTATCAAATGGAACGTATGACGTGGAGAAATCAAACAGAAGTAACTGTAAATATTTTCAGCTTAAGAAGTGAAAAAGCATTCGGAAATAAAAGTCGTTTAGAACGCGATGGCGTATATAATAGAATCTTCTCTCATTTCCAACAACCGAATAAAAACTATGACAGTAACACGGATCTTTTCGTCAGATTAGGCATGTTCTGGCAGTTAGAATTAGCATTTGGGGACAATTTCTATCCTCAATTGCACAAATTATATAGAGAAGAAGCAAAAAGTCTAACAAGTGATGTTGCGAAACAACAATACTTTATTACTTCTGCATCAAAAATCGCCAATAAAAATTTACAGCCTTATTTTGACATGTGGGGCTTACCAGTAACCGCAGAAACAAAACAAGTGCTTCAACAATATCCAAAATTAACACATAAAATCTGGGAATACCGTGATGAAATGAAAAATCCGATCAGCCCAATTGACCCAGCTCAACCAGAAAAACCAGCTGCACCAACGAATTTATCAGCAGTTGATGTCAAACACGATTCTGTAAAAATCAAATGGAATAATGCTCAAAGTGCTAAACCAATCAAAGAATATATTATCTACAGAGACGGCAAAGAAATTGCTCGAACAAGTGCAACTGACTGGACAGATAAATCGGTAAAAGCAACAACTACCTACAATTACTCTGTTGCAACAATGCTTTCAACTGGTGAAACGTCTGATAGAAGTATGAACCTACAAATCAGAACACCGAACGCACCAATTGTTGAAACACCAGCACCAAGCAAACCTGTGAATGTTCTTTCTAGCAATATCACACAAGATTCGATTACATTAAACTGGTCTCCTTCTACAAGTCCAGTTGGCGTGTCAGGCTATAACGTTTACCGTAATGGAGTTAAAATCACGACCGTTCGCACAACAACGTTCAAAGATTCTGGCTTACAAGCAAATACAAACTATACGTATCAAATCGCAGCTTTCGACAGTTCAAATAAAGAATCAGCTAAAAGCGATAGCCATACAGTAAAAACAAAAGCAGCTGAAAACCAACTTTCTACTTGGGAAAGTAATAAAGTCTACACAGCTGGTAACAAAGTATTCTATAACAACTTAGAGTACGAAGCAAAATGGTGGACACAAGGCAATCGTCCAGATCGATCAGATGCTTGGAAACTCCTTTCAGATGCAGTGATGGAATGGGATTCTAAAAAAGCATATGTTGGTGGAGATACCGTGACGTTCCAAGGGAAAACCTATAAAGCCAAATGGTGGACACAAAATAACCAACCTGGAAATACTCCTGTTTGGGAATTAGTGAAATAA
- a CDS encoding ABC transporter ATP-binding protein — MVRSERVNFLKKYIMRNKKNIVIGLLSMILFSLITTPLSLIIGRTVDMLSSTNRSYIQLLQFILVILSIHVISILLSYIYQMCFSKVQQRINKEIKADLLKIVFNAPLSILEKFDKGYLVSRIDESQQISSLLSPVNLSSLIGIFNIFFSFILMFIVNSKLALVSMLIIPICFVISFKSTNKIQSGATEIQEASGKVSGSIFEDFNRIENIKILNIQKTRVKNLTNKMDKLFKRTICQTRYLISYLQLFSLTNSSITVFILGISGFLILRDEMTIGGYTTFSLYLSQMLPAIQGLSNISITLKPTIIIIDRVLELFLLPNENMGMKTIESINTISFSNVSFKYSNQSQLVLNRINLSIRLGDKVLIKGKNGTGKSTILKLILGIYNVTSGEIKINGILNTELDKINLRSKIGMVSQNIELYKGTILENILYGCETSTKENVFSIVEKCNLKNYFENFPKNLNTELSDLGNGVSGGQAQVIAFLRALIGEKELLIFDEATSNVDMKTRQLIFEVIEKNYFSKTILIVSHSDEKLPFINKTIQL; from the coding sequence ATGGTAAGAAGTGAAAGAGTAAATTTTTTGAAAAAATATATAATGAGGAATAAGAAAAATATTGTTATTGGTTTATTGTCTATGATTCTGTTTTCGTTGATAACCACCCCTTTGTCTTTGATTATTGGTCGAACAGTTGATATGTTATCATCAACAAATCGAAGTTATATTCAATTACTTCAATTTATTTTAGTTATATTATCTATTCATGTAATCAGTATTCTATTATCGTATATATATCAAATGTGTTTTTCAAAAGTCCAACAAAGAATAAATAAAGAAATAAAAGCGGATTTACTTAAGATTGTCTTTAATGCTCCATTGAGTATATTGGAAAAATTTGACAAAGGATATTTAGTTTCCAGAATTGATGAATCGCAGCAGATAAGTTCATTATTAAGTCCCGTAAATCTAAGTAGTCTGATTGGAATATTTAATATATTTTTTTCATTTATCCTAATGTTCATCGTTAATTCAAAACTTGCTCTTGTAAGTATGCTGATTATTCCAATTTGCTTTGTTATATCATTTAAGAGTACAAATAAAATTCAATCTGGTGCAACAGAAATACAAGAAGCGAGCGGGAAAGTCAGTGGAAGTATATTCGAAGATTTCAATCGAATTGAAAATATAAAAATATTAAATATACAAAAAACTAGGGTAAAAAACTTAACAAATAAAATGGATAAGTTGTTTAAGAGAACAATTTGCCAGACTCGATATTTAATTAGCTATTTACAATTATTTTCTCTAACAAATAGTTCTATAACTGTTTTTATTTTAGGAATATCTGGTTTTCTGATTTTAAGAGATGAGATGACAATTGGTGGGTACACAACATTTTCACTATATTTAAGTCAGATGTTGCCAGCTATACAAGGGTTATCAAATATAAGTATTACTTTAAAACCAACAATAATAATAATTGATAGGGTTTTAGAATTATTTTTATTACCAAATGAAAATATGGGAATGAAAACTATTGAATCTATAAATACTATTAGTTTTTCTAATGTATCTTTTAAATATTCTAATCAAAGTCAATTGGTTTTAAATAGAATAAACCTAAGTATTCGATTAGGAGATAAAGTTTTAATCAAAGGCAAAAACGGAACAGGTAAATCTACAATATTGAAATTAATATTAGGAATTTACAACGTTACTAGTGGAGAAATAAAAATCAATGGGATATTGAATACAGAACTTGATAAAATAAATCTTAGATCTAAGATAGGGATGGTTTCACAGAATATTGAACTTTACAAAGGGACTATTTTGGAAAATATTCTATACGGCTGTGAGACATCTACTAAAGAAAATGTTTTTTCTATAGTAGAAAAATGTAATTTAAAGAACTATTTTGAAAATTTTCCGAAAAATCTAAATACAGAGTTGTCTGATTTAGGAAATGGTGTATCCGGTGGTCAGGCACAGGTGATCGCTTTTTTGAGAGCCTTAATTGGAGAAAAGGAATTATTAATATTTGATGAGGCAACTTCAAATGTTGATATGAAAACTAGACAGTTAATATTTGAGGTTATAGAAAAAAATTATTTTTCTAAAACTATTTTGATTGTTTCACATTCAGATGAGAAACTTCCATTCATTAATAAAACTATTCAACTATGA
- a CDS encoding radical SAM protein: MSNYLYWNKILEFVVQKNNKVELTVFDEDYVYTKDNKTCSLDFIGFEIISKIDGSRTKEELINELACKYNDSIENVEGIVSRFLEKFIIEMDVKILEKEICKKINIFIREENTRYPKIVSIEITNTCNIKCLHCYGNYGALKKEMPTLYQIKSLLDELKNLGVNGIEITGGECTTHPDFTEILRHAYKLKFSSVCILTNGINLNDTQIELMKKNRSSTSIQIDLHSLDDDYVTWFTKRSNTTEKIKENIIKVKAAGIVLRVATVITRNNYFELPKIGEWLYEYEIRNWGISPVISLGRAQFKNNELILTLNDQIKLEEILEKLYRKYKNDIRFNSTKEHEGEVKNCGAIVNQAVIDSKGNLKMCTMDTGEYFGEPLGNVYKTAIKEIYDSNVDFLEAFAQLKSPSPSIKECKQCEHVRFCGGCILRGIIKAKEIGDKCFWYKDVVSPEIKKQYPIYIA; encoded by the coding sequence ATGAGTAACTATTTATATTGGAATAAAATTTTAGAGTTTGTAGTCCAAAAAAATAATAAAGTAGAGTTAACTGTTTTTGATGAAGACTATGTATATACAAAAGATAATAAGACTTGTTCTTTAGACTTTATAGGATTTGAAATCATAAGTAAAATAGATGGAAGTAGAACAAAAGAAGAACTTATTAATGAGTTGGCTTGTAAATACAATGATTCAATCGAAAATGTAGAAGGCATTGTTTCTAGATTTTTAGAAAAGTTCATTATTGAAATGGACGTGAAAATTCTCGAAAAAGAAATATGTAAGAAAATAAATATCTTTATACGAGAAGAAAATACTAGGTATCCGAAAATTGTATCAATCGAAATTACTAATACATGTAATATAAAATGTCTTCATTGCTACGGGAATTATGGTGCATTAAAAAAAGAGATGCCAACGCTATATCAGATAAAATCGTTACTTGATGAGTTAAAAAACTTGGGAGTAAACGGTATAGAAATTACTGGGGGAGAATGTACGACACATCCAGATTTTACAGAAATTTTAAGACATGCTTATAAACTAAAATTTTCTTCAGTTTGTATTTTGACAAATGGAATAAATTTGAATGATACCCAAATTGAATTAATGAAGAAAAATAGAAGCTCTACATCTATTCAAATAGATTTACATAGTTTAGATGATGACTATGTTACATGGTTCACCAAACGTTCTAATACAACAGAAAAAATCAAAGAAAATATAATTAAGGTCAAGGCTGCTGGAATTGTGTTAAGAGTTGCGACAGTTATAACTAGAAATAATTATTTTGAATTGCCAAAAATTGGAGAATGGCTATATGAGTATGAAATTCGAAATTGGGGGATTAGTCCAGTTATCTCTTTGGGAAGAGCTCAGTTCAAAAATAATGAATTAATCTTGACTTTAAATGATCAAATTAAACTAGAAGAAATTTTAGAAAAATTATATAGAAAATACAAAAATGATATTCGTTTTAATTCTACTAAAGAACATGAAGGAGAAGTTAAAAATTGTGGGGCTATCGTTAACCAAGCAGTCATTGATAGTAAAGGAAATCTGAAAATGTGTACGATGGACACAGGCGAATATTTTGGAGAGCCTTTAGGAAATGTATATAAAACAGCTATAAAAGAAATATATGATAGCAACGTAGATTTTTTAGAAGCTTTTGCGCAATTAAAATCACCCAGCCCATCAATCAAAGAATGCAAACAATGTGAGCATGTTAGATTTTGTGGTGGCTGTATTTTAAGAGGAATTATAAAAGCAAAAGAAATTGGCGATAAGTGTTTCTGGTATAAGGATGTCGTTAGTCCTGAAATAAAGAAACAGTATCCAATTTATATAGCATAA
- a CDS encoding helix-turn-helix domain-containing protein yields the protein MFNYGNTYKSVRKAKCISQKQVCGNQISRTTLSKFENGHSDITLSNFIYLLEKLDLTFEEFLYLMDNNHGVDMTKGNILKKFIEIKSNLEQDKIEHLIMTCNEYLDQEYNWYIHSILEVLTVLQKMQQNPIDKIPCIDKIIVSRIWNYLETTDEWFILDIYLINSILFYFSTDSLIFIGNNLLKKTEKYNHFTNVNPLVISIYLNLIFLLMQNNRFDLALNFCNFIEKKVFDSKRYDFISVLNVRKGICIPEASRVELGLQTAYLFSDLLLQEDLQKEIDQFHR from the coding sequence ATGTTTAACTATGGAAACACATATAAATCAGTCAGAAAAGCAAAATGCATCTCTCAAAAACAAGTTTGTGGCAACCAGATTTCCAGAACAACTTTGTCAAAATTCGAAAACGGGCACTCCGACATTACTTTGTCTAATTTCATTTACCTGTTAGAAAAATTAGATCTTACCTTCGAAGAATTTTTATACTTGATGGACAATAATCATGGAGTAGATATGACTAAAGGGAATATCTTAAAAAAATTTATCGAAATTAAATCAAATCTGGAACAGGATAAAATTGAACATTTAATTATGACTTGCAACGAATATTTAGATCAAGAATATAATTGGTATATCCATTCAATTTTAGAAGTACTAACTGTGCTACAGAAAATGCAACAAAACCCAATAGATAAAATTCCTTGTATTGATAAAATTATTGTTTCAAGAATCTGGAATTATCTGGAAACTACTGATGAATGGTTCATTTTAGATATTTACTTGATTAATAGTATTTTATTCTACTTTTCAACTGATTCACTGATATTCATTGGCAATAACCTTTTAAAGAAAACCGAAAAATATAATCATTTCACTAATGTTAATCCTTTGGTGATATCAATATACTTAAATTTAATTTTTTTATTGATGCAAAATAATCGCTTTGATCTTGCATTAAATTTTTGTAATTTCATAGAGAAAAAAGTTTTCGATTCAAAACGATATGACTTTATTTCGGTACTAAACGTAAGAAAAGGTATTTGCATTCCAGAAGCGTCTAGAGTAGAATTAGGCTTACAAACAGCTTACTTATTCAGTGACCTTTTATTGCAGGAAGATTTACAAAAAGAAATTGATCAGTTCCATCGTTGA